Part of the uncultured Anaeromusa sp. genome is shown below.
AGATGAAAAAGAACTTGTTTCTGAATCGGTACAGGTTAAGTCTGCTTGATAAGGAAAGGGGACGGTAATAATGGACAATACAATAGGCGCCGCTAAGAGAACGATGTTGGAAGAATTTATTTTTGGGGCGAAAAATGGATTCTATTTAGGGGTCGAGCGGATCTTGCCTGCTATGATCTTGGCCTATGTTATTATTTTATTTTTGAAAATGACCGGCTTGATGGCTGTTATAGGGCAAGCTATTTCACCAGTTATGGCGTTGTTCGGACTGCCGGGAGAAGCTGTTATCGCCCTAGTGTCTGCTTTTTTTGCAAAAGCGGCCGGAGCGGCCACTGCGGCGACTTTATATGCAGACGGCGTGATTACCGCGGCGCAAGCAACCATTCTCTTTCCGGCCACGATTACCATGGGGACGCTTATGGGCCATTTTGTTCGCTGTGTAGTTACCGCCGGGACAAACGCCCGGCATCACGCCTTGATGATTGCAATTCCAGTTATTGACGCCATGATTTCTATGCTGTTAATGAGGTTCCTATTGTCTGTAATGGGTATTGCATAAGAATTTAAAAATACGGTAATACCTTAAAGAAACCTGCTAATACTTACGGACAGTAAGGATTAGCAGGTTTTGCAGTAGGGGAACGGGTTTAAAAGGAAGTGTTTCATTTTTTTGGAAATTGTGCAGGAATATGTAATTTATATGCAGTAATAGATTTCTTTATAGATAAAGCTAGTGGTGAGTTGCCATTGCATGCAAAAGGTTTGTTAAAAATAAGACGCAATATGTTGGAATTAGGCAGAAGACAGGGGGGGATAAGATGAATGTGAGCAAGAGGAAACGGACTATTATAATCAGTGCGGGCGTGGCGCTGGTGTTAAACTTTGCGTCACCAGCCGGTGCAGAAATCAAAACTGAATTTGATAGCTTTTCGTTGTTCGACATAGACTGTGCGCCTCTTCATGATTCAAATGATCCCCTCAAGGGTAGTCCGCGTACGATTGTTGAAAAGGCGGTCGATTATTGGAATACGCTGACTAAGCACAGCCTGGACATGCAAATTCGCTATGGAGAGTTCAATGTCAATGCGCCATACACTGGCTTTAGCGGGCAGCTTGCAGGAAAAGAAATGATTGCTTTTAACATGTATTACGACAATCTAGTCTACAGCAACATTGATTACAGTTTTTCCTACAAAATGCCTGGGCAGATCCTGCATGGCAGCGGTATAGATTTTTTCTCGCTTACGACGCATGAAATCGGTCATAGCATGGGGATTAAACTGGATCGCGATGACGATAGGATTTACCCCAAAGTAGGCTCAAAATGGGGCGATTTAATAAGAGACACCGAAGGCAACGGTATCAACGGCTTGTGGATATCCGCCACTCCTGATCCAAAAGGAACCGAAACTTTTACCGACAAAATTTCTCGAGGTGTTAAATACGTCTTTACCGGTTCGTCTGCCGCTGCGGTATATGGGGACGTCTGGATGGGCGGAGTTAAAAAGGCTGTAGACCTTCCCGTTGAAGCAACCTATCAATTTAAAAAATCAAATAAGGATAATTTGTTTTATTGGGGTTCGTCCTTGGTGCATCCTTATACGCGGTTTGGCAACATGAATGCCATGATCGAATCCTCAAAACGCCCGTTTTTTAATGAAGCGGAATTGGCTGTTTTTCGTGATTTGGGGCAACCCGTAGACATAGAGGGGCAATTTGGTCACTCTGTATATACGGACGGTAATACGGCGACCAACAGTGACGTTTTTAGTAGTACTAACAAGTATGGTATTGGGCTGCATATTGTCGGCGATCATAATGTTATTACCCAGAAGGGGAATTTAGACGCCGGCGGGAGCGCAGGCGCAGGTATACGGATAGAAGGAATAGATAATAAAGTTTTGATTTCTGAAGGGACGAAAGTAGCAGCGAATGGCGAAGGAGGCTATGGCGTACTTATTTCGCATGGAGACGGCGCTCAACTAGTCAATTGTGGCACTATTGAGGCGATCGGCCCAAACGGTGTCGGCGTTTATTTAAACTCTGGCACCTGGAGTGATGACTACTGGACTGTGACGAACGGTAAAGCAAGACAGTTTGATAATACTGGCAGTATTAATGCCGGAAGTAATGAGGCTATTCGCTTAGCGGGATCTATTAACGACATAACTGTCAATTTTATGAACGGGTCCCGCGTCAACGGCCACATTACGGCAGAAACCGGCAGCAAGGGCGCTCTTGTTTTTGGCAAAAAAGCCTATGCAGACGGAACTGCTTCAGCCGAACTCGATCCTGAAGCCGTCATGTTTATGCATGGTGATATCAGTGGCAGCAGCGGGATTACGATGAATGTTTTGGCAGGCAAGCTTACGTACACGGGGACGGCTAGTGTTGCTGACGCAACGGTAGCTGCCGGCGCCGGACTGTTCGGCAATGCTGCTTATAACCTGCCAAACCTCACCAATCATGGCACACTTTCGCCGGGGGTTGTATCTTCGGGGGCTTCTGGTGAATTAGCTATAAACGGGAATCTTGTCAGCGACGGAAAATTAGGAGTAGCGGCTTATGGTGATAACGTCAGCAAAATTAGCGTATCCGGTCATGCGTCAGTTGCCGGAAGCAAAGTTGTCATGACGCCGGGCAGTCTGTATCTTCCGGGGAAATCGTATGACATTCTGGAGGCTAGGGGCGCTGTTACCGGCATTATTCAGGGGGGCGCTTTAACAGGCTTGCTGGATGCTGAAACTGCCAGTGATGGCAGCAAAATAACCGTGACCACCGTGAGGGCTGATAATTTGGGAATAAGAAACGTCCAACAGCAACAGCTATATTTGTTGCTGCAAGATATGTATAATAGTACCCAATCTCAGGAGATGGCGAAGGTCTTCAGTTTAGATGCTGAGAATACTAAGCAAGCTTTTAACGAGATTGCTGGTGGCGGACAGTTAGGAATGGCCGCTTTGACGCAAAGAAGCACTATGGCGGGACAGGCTATTGATTCCAGAATGCTTTATGCACGGAATAAGTATGTTTTGGGGGCAACCGCAAAATATTCAGGAGAAGAGGAAAAAATGCTTATTCCTAGTGAAGTAATTTCATTTGCTGACCCGGCCGAGGGACGCTGGTGGTTTAAATTAGGCAAGAGCTGGAATCAACTCGGGGACAACTACAACAATCACAGCAGCAGCGTTATTTGGGGCTTGGATACCAAGGTGAATGCAAACTGGACCAAGGGGTTGTTTTTCGCTTATGGCAAGAACAATGCTGCAGGCAGCAACAGTAAAACAGACAATCGGGATTTTCGCTGCGGCCTTTACACAGGCTATCATAAAGAGGCCAAAGCCTGGAATTTGTATGCTGATTATGGATTGCAGCATAATACAGCCGTCCGTTATTTGCCTATCTTAGGCTTAAAAACTGACAGCCATTATCACAGCAAAACTCTCGAATTGGGCGGAGAATATAAATACGACCTGGATTACAATACGGAACGGATCTGGCACGCAAGCCCCTACGTCAAAATGCAGGCGGTCAGGTATATGCAAGAAGGTTACCAGGAAAAAGGGGCAGGCGTATTTGACCAGCGAGTAAGTTCTATGCAGAGTAACTACATCGCCGGTCAGGCAGGCATTGAATTATCCCAGCAGAATAAGCAAGGAGGCGTAACGTTGAAAGCGGGCTATAAACATGTCTTTACTGGTGATGATCCCGCCGTGACGGTTGCGTTTACAGGTGCTGACGCTGCGCTTGCGGTGGCAGGGCCGCATATGGATCGAAATTTGCTTGTTCTTGGCATAAGCGGCTGGCATCGCCTGGATGGTAACTGGGTGCTGGACGGCAAGATAGAAATGGAAAGAGGAGCGCGCGACAAGAATATAGTGGGTGAAGTAACGGTCAAACATATGTGGTAGTCGTATAGAGGATTTGCGAGTATATCTTGTCACAGCGGCAAAGAGCGTCTTAAGAAAACCCGTCACTTCCTACATTTGCTAGGTATGGGCGGGTTATTTGCTATTCCAGCATACTAATATGCGAAGAAAATATGTTCTGTTTTGCTTTGCAGGAAAAATATAGAAGAAGCAGAAATAAGAAAAGTGAAAAGCCAGGATACTCCTTTTCTTGCGCGTAATTACGTTTCATTTTAAGGGTTGAGGGAAGGAGAGCAAGAATGAATTTCTTAAAAAGCAGCGTGAGCGGTAAAATATGGCTAGCTGCTTTGGGGGCGGCGGTCGCGGGACCGTTGCTGTTAACTATAGCAGATTCGACCGCAATGTTGGCGGGCGGGCTTTTTTTGTATGTGTTTTTTTTGCAGTATCAGGCTTTTCAAAAACAAGAAATGCAAAAAAAACAAATCGCTCAAGAAAAGATGCTGCGAGAAATAAGTTTTGGTTTGTTCAACAATGTATTGGAAGCAGATATTAGCGAAAATCGGGTTTTGGGAGAGAATGCCCTTAAACTTTCGGATTTACTTGGCTTAAACAAGTCCGATGATTATGAAGAAATAATTGAAGCCGTAGTTGCGAGGCTCGTGAAAGAAGATTTTCGCGAGGAATACAAAAAAAGATTTTCTCGGGAAGCTATATTAGCGCTGTACCAAGCGGGGCAGAGCAGTTTTGAGTATGAATTTATTGAGCGATCCGACGGAGTCTCCTATGCCTGGGTGCAGACGTCTGTTTGCATCTATCGTTCTTTTGACACAGGAACGATACGGATTATTTCTCATGTGAAGAACATTCAGCAAAAAAAAGAAAAAGAATTTGCGATTCTTCAAAAAGCCCAGCGTGATCCACTGACAAATTTGTACAATAAGGTCGTTACGAAGGAGTTTATTGATGAGTTTTTGCTGTCCATGGAAGGCCGTGGTATGCATGCTGTTTATCTCATTGATATTGACAATTTCAAATTTATCAATGATCATTTTGGCCATGCTTTTGGCGATGCTGTGCTATCTAGGGTAGCTGAAAAATTGAATCGTTCTTTTAGAGCTTCCGATATTGTGGGGCGAATTGGAGGCGATGAATTCTTGGTGCTTGCGAAAAATGTTGAGGACCGAGCGATTGTTTTGCGTAAAGCGAAAGAAACTTGCAAAAGTATGCACAACTTGCTTAAAGGCATTAGCGGTAGCGCTAGTGTGGCAATAAGCATAGGGATTTGTATAGTTCCAGATGACGGAACTGTTTTTGACGAGGTGTATGTAAAAGCGGATGCTGCGCTTTATGCGGCTAAGAAGAAGGGGAAGAACACTTTCGTATTATATGAAAATCTGTGAGGGACGCTTGGCTTTTCTCAAGATATGGTTAGAGGCTGCAGGAATTGAAAATAATCATAGCGTTAGCCTGTATGTACTTCTTTTGCTAAGTACGTACAGGCTTTTATTGTATTTTAGATAGAGTTGTATTATTATATAGATTAATGATAAAGAGTATCAATGTTAATTAGTTGTTAATTTTATCAGTGCGTTTTTAGTGTGCAATAAATCTCGAAAGTAGGATGGTGATAAAAGTGATGAATTTTTTTAAAAAAAAGACTCCCTGTGATGAAGCAGTTTGTATTTTGCAAAACGTTGAAGAACGCTTGCAGGGAAAGCCCCATGCCTTTGGGACCTTAAAAGTTGAGTATCCAATACATAAGCGAATGTTAACTCAGTTTGAAAAATTGCTAAACAGTGAAGAGAAGATGTCTAGTTCATGTAAGCGCATGCTATCGACAGTTTCTTCGCTAAGCGAATTTGATGTCAGAATGACTCATTCTGCCTATGAACTATCGCAGTTTGCCAAACAAATGGCATTAGTCAGCGAATCTAATTTAGCGGTCGTAGAAGAAATAACAGCGAGTATGAACGATGTGAACGAAACGGTGGAGCAGACTTCGCACAAAATGCAGGAGTTATCTGATTCATCGCATACGCTGATCCAAAAGAATGATGAAAGTATGACGCAAATTGGCGAGTTGGTAGATTTAAAAGAACATGTTGTTGAAGATACTAAGAAGATGAGTATTCAAATTGAAGAACTTACAACTATGGCGGAAAACATCAGCGAGATTGTGAATGGAGTGGCGGCGATTGCGGAACAAACGAATTTGCTGGCTTTAAATGCCTCGATTGAAGCGGCTCGAGCTGGTGAAATGGGTCGAGGCTTTGCTGTTGTGGCTTCGGAGATTCGCAAACTAGCAGATAGTACGAAGGAAAATTTGCAAAACATGCGAGGCTTTGTAACCAATATTCAAGTGGCGGCTCAGGGCGGTAAAGAAAGCTTGCTCAATACATTAAGCTCGACTAACTTAATGAATGAAAAACTGGATACTATTTCAGGGACGATTCACGGAAATGTGGAAATGTTAAAGCATACAGTACTGGAAGTTAACGATATTTCGCAATTGATGGTTCACGTTAAGGAGTCGGCGCAACAAGTCAATCAGGCGATGATGCTGTCTGCGTCTGATGCGGAAAAACTTCATGGAATGACGCAAGATATTCATAAGGATGCGGTGGAAAGCGAAGAAAATGCCAAACAAATTTCCCGGATTGATACAGAATTAAGCGAGGTTGTTCGCGGAATGGTTGCCGCATTAAACGGTGGCATTCATTCTATTTCTAATCAAGACTTGTTGGCGAATTTAAATAAAGCAAAAGAGGCGCATGGAAATTGGGTGAAAAATCTCAAGCGTATTGTTGAGGAAATGAAAATATATCCTATCCAAACGGATTCAAAACGCTGCGCTTTCGGTCATTTTTATCATTCCATTACAATGGAGCATGTTGATGTGAAAGCAGAATGGGCTTCGATTGATGAAATACATGATCAATTTCATAAAATTGGCGATAAAGTTGTAGAAGCTGTACGCTTAGAGGATGAAGCCGCCGCAAGCAAGTACCTCCAAGAGGCGGAGTATTTATCGAATAAGATCTTTGCAAAAATTGACAGCACTGTTCATATTATCGAAAGCAAGAGTGCAATAGGTGAAGAAGTGCTGCGATAAAAGATGCAGCATAGCGGCAAATTTATGGTTCATGCTGACGCAGGGGTGTACTGACACTTCTGTGTCTTTCTTTTTGAGGAAAAAGACTAGGACCAAGGAAGGGACTTTGGGAAACTATTAGAATCGGAAAGGGTTTGCAAGACTTGTCTCGAATAGTAAAAAAATGGTTGTAGACGCTGCGCTCAATGGTAAAAGTTGTAGCTGAACTTGTTGGCTAGGCGACAAGATTATTTTTATGCCAAACGGAGGAATTTCTATGTACGATTATAAAGGACGCTTAATGAATGCAAGGGTTAATGCCTTCTATTTTCCAGGGCTGTTATCCGCCTTGTCCATTACAGCGAGTATGTTTCTTGATATTGCTATTGTGGGCCAGATGTTAGGATCTGTCGCCATGGGGGCGGTTAATTTAGCCTTGCCATTGACTATGGCCTTTAACATGGTATATATGCTATTGGGAATTGGCGGTGAAGTGCTAGTTTCAGCCGCCAAGGGCGCTGGCAATAAGACGGAGGCCAATACGCTGTTTTCGTTGAGCATGTTTACCATTATTGCGGTGAGCATTGTGACTATGCTTGGCGGTCTTAGTGCGAAAGAACTGATCGCTCAGGTCTTAAGCGGTGGAAATGGCGAGATGGCGCCCTTGGTCTTGCGGTATATTGGTATTATGTTTCTGGCGGCGCCGCTGATGATTGGCATTACCAGCATGACTTATTTTGTCAAAGTAGACGCTCTGCCAAAGCTTGCTGCAGGCGTTATGGTATTTGTAAATATGGTGAGTGTTGTCAGCAAGCTGTTATACCTTGGACCATTGCAGTTAGGCATTGAAGGGGCTGCGTACGGAACCATAACTGGCTTTGTCGCTGGGTTTTTACTTTTAGTGCCGTATTTGTTTTTGCGCAGAAAAAGAACTCTTTCTTTTGTTCCCTTGGCCGTGAAAGATTTTCAACGTTTGGGAAATATTGTAATCGCAGGCCTTCCGTCTGCGATGGGTCAAGGGCTGGGAGCGGTTACCACTTTTTGCACTAACGTAGTGATTCTGGATATTGCCGGCAAGAGCGGCATCATTGTAAGTACGGTCTGCTCTTCTATCTCTATTTTCATTTCTTCTTTCCGCTATGCTGCGACCAGTGCCATGGTTCCAATTGTTGGCGCTCTCTTTGGGGAAAGAGATTGGTGGTCAATGCATCAGGTGGCTATGCGCATTACTAAAATGGTTATGGGATTTGTTCTTGTTAGTATTTTTCTTATTGAATTGCTTCCGGGTAATTTGTTGGCATTTTTCGGAGTTCATGATGCGGCCATTATGGAAATGGGCGTGCCGGCCTTGCGAATTTATGCACTAGGATTTCTATTAAGTTCTTTGAGCTACATCTTAATGACCTATATGCAGACTACGGCTCGCAAGCTTTTTTCCATTGCCATCAGTGTGGGAACGGAGCTTTTGGCAATTCTCTTTATTTATTTGCTTGGATACTCCTTGGGAAATATTGGAGTGTGGAGCCATACTATTGCAGCGCAGGCAGTCTTGCTGTTCTTGAGTGTTTTAACGGCTAAATATATTGGAAAAAAATCTAATGGCAAGTATCACGGGGTGTTCATACATGAAGTGCAGCCGGATTATGTCATGGGAAATTCGATTTATGCGACCCAAGAAGAGGCGGTTGGTTATACAGACATGATCGGTGAGTTTTTTGCGGCTAAGCAAGTTTCACCACAGGCAGTAGCAGAGGCAAAGCACTTGCTGAATCAAGTGTTGAGGGATATTGTGGAGAAAGAAAAAAACCCGCAAAAAACAATTGATATTATGGCGGTTTTGCACGAAGGTTATATAAAAATTCGCCTGCGTGACGACAGCGGCGTGGAGGAATCGTTGCAACTAGAAAGCGATGAGAGAATTGGCCGTTTGAGTGTGATGGGATACAATAATACGTATATAAAAATTCCTGTTTAACCTGTTGGGGCAAGACTTGTCTTTTATGTATTTATAGATTGAAGGAGATCGATAAGATGAAAAAGTATATAGGCGCTCTTAAAATGATGCTTAGTTTGCTGGTTATCTGGGGAGTCCTTGCATTTGCGCCGCAGCAGGCGCAAGCATTTAAATTAGAGGTTACCAACAATCAAGATCGTATGATGAATTGCGCTCTTGTATATTTTGATAGTTCCGCGAAGAAATGGTCATGCAGTGGCTGGTACAATGTGCCTGTGGGGGCAACCAAAAACTTTAATATTAGCAAAGCGGTTCAAACTTCGCATATGTATCTGTATGCGAAGGCAGGCAATGCGGAATTATGCGGCGGCGATGACGCTCCGTATATTACTCGTACGGTTATAAGTAATCAATTTCAGTACTACGACGGCAATAAATGTCCGGCTGGCCCCAATTCTAAGTCTGCACATTTTTACAAGTTTGCCGTTGATGAGAATGATGCCGTTTCTATAGAATGGGGAGCTGCGCGGCAAGAGAAGCAAAGCGTTAAAGAGAGTGCGGGCGGGCAAAACAGCGGTATTACGCAACAAGAGATGCAAGCTATCCAATTATTGAATCGTGACCGGGCCAAGAACGGCTTGAAGTCGCTTCAGGCAGATGCTAAGCTAACACAAGTTGCGCGCAGCCATGCCGCCGATATGGCAAAACAGAACTACTTTAACCATACGAATCTACAAGGGAAATCTCCTTTTGACCGCATGAAAGCGAATGGCATTGCCTATCGCTTAGCTGGTGAAAATATTGCCTACAATCATTCGCTCGAAGCGATGCAGGAGGCGTGGATGAATAGTCCAGGGCATCGGGCCAATATTCTTAATACAGGGTATACTCATGCCGGCGTGGGGCTGTATACTAAAGAGGATGGCACTATTTATGGCGTGCAATTGTTTGCCAGCTATTAAAATGAGCCAGTTCTTGTTAATGGATGAATGAATTGAAAAATGAGTATGGCAAGTAACGGAAAAGGTATAATTAAATTATGATTTCAAGCAGGAAATAAGAGGCTTAAATAGAAATAACTCTTAGAACACATTAATAATCAAGGAGGTAATCGAGATGAGTGAAGTAGTTTTCTATCGTTGTGAAACATGTGGTAATATTGTTGCTTTGATTAAAAATGGAGGCGGGCCCTTGGCTTGTTGCGGGCAAGCCATGACTGAGCTTTCGGCTAATTCTACTGATGCGGCACAAGAAAAACATGTACCGGTTGTGACCAAAGAAGACGGCAAAATTAAGGTAGCCGTAGGTTCCACGCTGCATCCTATGCTGCCGGAACATTACATTGAGTGGGTTGCCTTGGTGACAGAGGATCGGGTTGCTATCCGGTTCTTGAAGCCAGGAGAAGAGCCTAAAGTGGAATTTTGTGAAATGCCTGCTGGCATTGTTTATGAATACTGCAATCTACATGGTTTGTGGATGGCAAAATTCTAAAAATGGGAAAAAGAGTCCTTGTGAGAACAAGGGCTTTTTTTTATGCTGAAAATGAATTTTTAGAGAAAGTACCGGCCTAGAAGAGTATGAACACTTGCAATAAGGAGAAAGATGAGATTTTTGCGCCTAATCACATAATTGAAAATTACAATTATTTAGAATAGACGAGATAAAGCGAGAAAAAAGCAATTTTTATTTTAAATATATAAAATTAAATTAAAATTATCTGCGTGTATGACTTTTTGCGGCGGATACGCCTCGTCTCTTTCGTTGCATTACTTTTGTAGTAGCAGTAAACTAAGAGAGGATCAAGTTAAGTTAATTACTTAATTATCTTATATTGTTTTATTTCGTTTGCTACTGCTACATCCTTGTTATGAGCAGGCGGAATAAGATATAGAAGGAGATGAGAAGATGGCTTTTAAAATGGGCGCGGCTGCATTTGCATTTATTGCACTGTCTTTTCTAGCGCTAGACCTAGTTCATCTGACCGGCGCAATTTAATCATTTAACTAAAACTCATACAAATAAAAAACACCATCCATTTGGGTGGTGTTTTTTATTTGCTGGTTGGTTTTTGTATAATAGTGTAGAATTTATTTTAGTGGTATGTAAGGTGAATAATTTTGGAGCTAAGGAAAGATAAATTATGAGCGAATTAGGTGTTGTGGCGACCATAAAGAATATAGCCAGGATTCATACGGATTTTCCAACTAAGTTCGGTGTTCCTCGTCAAAGCGGTCTGACTCCGTTAATGGCTACCATTGTTTTTGAACCGTTATATCGGGATCCTAGCGCCATTCGGGGTTTAGAGGGGTTTTCTTATATTTGGCTTATTTGGCAGTTTTCAGAGGCGGTGGGCAGCAAAGTTTCACCTACTGTCAGACCGCCGCGGCTAGGCGGCAATACCCGTATGGGAGTATTTGCTACGCGTTCTCCATTTAGGCCCAATCATCTAGGCCTTTCCTCTGTTAAGCTGGAAAATATTGAGATGCATTCCCAGTGGGGGCCCATCTTGCATGTGTCAGGGGCGGATATGATCAATAAGACGCCCATCTTTGATATTAAGCCGTATCTGCCCTATGCGGATAGCCACCCAGAGGCTGCGGCTGGCTTTGCCGCTCCGCATGAAGCGTATAAATTGAAAGTGCTGTTTCCGGAGCGCTGGCTTTCTCTTATTCCAGAGTCTTTGCGGCAGGGGTTGTGCAGTGTGTTGGAACAAGATCCGCGGCCGGCCTATGTTCAAGATTCTGAACGAGTTTTTGGGATTCCCTTTGCTGGTTTTGATGTTCGCTTCATTGTCGCTAAGGGTGTTCTTACGGTTGTTGAAATTGTATGTATTAAAGCATAAACGAAGTGGTCTGTGTTAGACGCAGACCGCTTCGTTTACTTATAGCTCTTAGTATTTCTCCTGCGTACCCTCGCGTGATTCTGGTTCTCTGGTGCAAGCCCCATGCGTTGGGTTCAGCCAAGTTCGCCGATGGTTTGCAAAAAATGCTGTATCACGTGGCTGTACTGGCGGTGGTTGTCAAAAATAGCGGTGCCATGCTTGGAGTTGGCGAATAGATATAACTGGCTAGGCCCCTTGGTGGCTTGCTGCAGCTCAAGGGACATGGAGGCGGGAATAAGCGTATCCGCTTCGCCATGGAGATACAGGATGGGCGTTGTAACATGGCGTACGGATTGCAGCGGCGAAGCGTCATGAAAGGTAGAACGGGAATGAAAGTACGATACAAGGTTCGCATACGGCAAAAGAAGGCTAGTGATATCTAGATTGGCAAGCCAAGGATAATTAAGGGTCTCCATATAGGGAGACAGATATTGCCGTACGTAGAGAGAGAGGAGAGTTTCAAAATCGGAATAAGGGCTGTCAGCGACATAGAAAGCCACGCGTTTACTTTTTTCGTTAAGCTCTGCGTGCAGCAGCGCGGTGGCGGCGCCCATGGATAGACCGTGAACGCCGATGGCGCCGTTAGGGATGCGCTGCGCAAGCCAATTGACCCATTGCTCCAAGTCGTATTTTTCCAAGCTGCCCCAAGTAACGGAATCTCCGCCGCTTTCGCCATGGGCGCGTGAGTCGATCAGCAACACATTAAAGCCGGCACGAAGATAAATTTCTAGGTAGTATAAGCCAATTGTGCGATT
Proteins encoded:
- a CDS encoding GGDEF domain-containing protein — encoded protein: MNFLKSSVSGKIWLAALGAAVAGPLLLTIADSTAMLAGGLFLYVFFLQYQAFQKQEMQKKQIAQEKMLREISFGLFNNVLEADISENRVLGENALKLSDLLGLNKSDDYEEIIEAVVARLVKEDFREEYKKRFSREAILALYQAGQSSFEYEFIERSDGVSYAWVQTSVCIYRSFDTGTIRIISHVKNIQQKKEKEFAILQKAQRDPLTNLYNKVVTKEFIDEFLLSMEGRGMHAVYLIDIDNFKFINDHFGHAFGDAVLSRVAEKLNRSFRASDIVGRIGGDEFLVLAKNVEDRAIVLRKAKETCKSMHNLLKGISGSASVAISIGICIVPDDGTVFDEVYVKADAALYAAKKKGKNTFVLYENL
- a CDS encoding autotransporter domain-containing protein, translated to MNVSKRKRTIIISAGVALVLNFASPAGAEIKTEFDSFSLFDIDCAPLHDSNDPLKGSPRTIVEKAVDYWNTLTKHSLDMQIRYGEFNVNAPYTGFSGQLAGKEMIAFNMYYDNLVYSNIDYSFSYKMPGQILHGSGIDFFSLTTHEIGHSMGIKLDRDDDRIYPKVGSKWGDLIRDTEGNGINGLWISATPDPKGTETFTDKISRGVKYVFTGSSAAAVYGDVWMGGVKKAVDLPVEATYQFKKSNKDNLFYWGSSLVHPYTRFGNMNAMIESSKRPFFNEAELAVFRDLGQPVDIEGQFGHSVYTDGNTATNSDVFSSTNKYGIGLHIVGDHNVITQKGNLDAGGSAGAGIRIEGIDNKVLISEGTKVAANGEGGYGVLISHGDGAQLVNCGTIEAIGPNGVGVYLNSGTWSDDYWTVTNGKARQFDNTGSINAGSNEAIRLAGSINDITVNFMNGSRVNGHITAETGSKGALVFGKKAYADGTASAELDPEAVMFMHGDISGSSGITMNVLAGKLTYTGTASVADATVAAGAGLFGNAAYNLPNLTNHGTLSPGVVSSGASGELAINGNLVSDGKLGVAAYGDNVSKISVSGHASVAGSKVVMTPGSLYLPGKSYDILEARGAVTGIIQGGALTGLLDAETASDGSKITVTTVRADNLGIRNVQQQQLYLLLQDMYNSTQSQEMAKVFSLDAENTKQAFNEIAGGGQLGMAALTQRSTMAGQAIDSRMLYARNKYVLGATAKYSGEEEKMLIPSEVISFADPAEGRWWFKLGKSWNQLGDNYNNHSSSVIWGLDTKVNANWTKGLFFAYGKNNAAGSNSKTDNRDFRCGLYTGYHKEAKAWNLYADYGLQHNTAVRYLPILGLKTDSHYHSKTLELGGEYKYDLDYNTERIWHASPYVKMQAVRYMQEGYQEKGAGVFDQRVSSMQSNYIAGQAGIELSQQNKQGGVTLKAGYKHVFTGDDPAVTVAFTGADAALAVAGPHMDRNLLVLGISGWHRLDGNWVLDGKIEMERGARDKNIVGEVTVKHMW
- a CDS encoding CAP domain-containing protein — encoded protein: MKKYIGALKMMLSLLVIWGVLAFAPQQAQAFKLEVTNNQDRMMNCALVYFDSSAKKWSCSGWYNVPVGATKNFNISKAVQTSHMYLYAKAGNAELCGGDDAPYITRTVISNQFQYYDGNKCPAGPNSKSAHFYKFAVDENDAVSIEWGAARQEKQSVKESAGGQNSGITQQEMQAIQLLNRDRAKNGLKSLQADAKLTQVARSHAADMAKQNYFNHTNLQGKSPFDRMKANGIAYRLAGENIAYNHSLEAMQEAWMNSPGHRANILNTGYTHAGVGLYTKEDGTIYGVQLFASY
- a CDS encoding methyl-accepting chemotaxis protein; this translates as MNFFKKKTPCDEAVCILQNVEERLQGKPHAFGTLKVEYPIHKRMLTQFEKLLNSEEKMSSSCKRMLSTVSSLSEFDVRMTHSAYELSQFAKQMALVSESNLAVVEEITASMNDVNETVEQTSHKMQELSDSSHTLIQKNDESMTQIGELVDLKEHVVEDTKKMSIQIEELTTMAENISEIVNGVAAIAEQTNLLALNASIEAARAGEMGRGFAVVASEIRKLADSTKENLQNMRGFVTNIQVAAQGGKESLLNTLSSTNLMNEKLDTISGTIHGNVEMLKHTVLEVNDISQLMVHVKESAQQVNQAMMLSASDAEKLHGMTQDIHKDAVESEENAKQISRIDTELSEVVRGMVAALNGGIHSISNQDLLANLNKAKEAHGNWVKNLKRIVEEMKIYPIQTDSKRCAFGHFYHSITMEHVDVKAEWASIDEIHDQFHKIGDKVVEAVRLEDEAAASKYLQEAEYLSNKIFAKIDSTVHIIESKSAIGEEVLR
- a CDS encoding desulfoferrodoxin family protein — encoded protein: MSEVVFYRCETCGNIVALIKNGGGPLACCGQAMTELSANSTDAAQEKHVPVVTKEDGKIKVAVGSTLHPMLPEHYIEWVALVTEDRVAIRFLKPGEEPKVEFCEMPAGIVYEYCNLHGLWMAKF
- a CDS encoding MATE family efflux transporter, giving the protein MYDYKGRLMNARVNAFYFPGLLSALSITASMFLDIAIVGQMLGSVAMGAVNLALPLTMAFNMVYMLLGIGGEVLVSAAKGAGNKTEANTLFSLSMFTIIAVSIVTMLGGLSAKELIAQVLSGGNGEMAPLVLRYIGIMFLAAPLMIGITSMTYFVKVDALPKLAAGVMVFVNMVSVVSKLLYLGPLQLGIEGAAYGTITGFVAGFLLLVPYLFLRRKRTLSFVPLAVKDFQRLGNIVIAGLPSAMGQGLGAVTTFCTNVVILDIAGKSGIIVSTVCSSISIFISSFRYAATSAMVPIVGALFGERDWWSMHQVAMRITKMVMGFVLVSIFLIELLPGNLLAFFGVHDAAIMEMGVPALRIYALGFLLSSLSYILMTYMQTTARKLFSIAISVGTELLAILFIYLLGYSLGNIGVWSHTIAAQAVLLFLSVLTAKYIGKKSNGKYHGVFIHEVQPDYVMGNSIYATQEEAVGYTDMIGEFFAAKQVSPQAVAEAKHLLNQVLRDIVEKEKNPQKTIDIMAVLHEGYIKIRLRDDSGVEESLQLESDERIGRLSVMGYNNTYIKIPV
- a CDS encoding nucleoside recognition domain-containing protein, whose protein sequence is MDNTIGAAKRTMLEEFIFGAKNGFYLGVERILPAMILAYVIILFLKMTGLMAVIGQAISPVMALFGLPGEAVIALVSAFFAKAAGAATAATLYADGVITAAQATILFPATITMGTLMGHFVRCVVTAGTNARHHALMIAIPVIDAMISMLLMRFLLSVMGIA